In the genome of Caulobacter flavus, the window AGCACCGCGAGCGCCTGGGCGTCGACCGCCTGGCCGGCTGCATCTTCAGCAAGAACGTCTGGGACGCCGGCGCCGAGCCGACCCCGTTCCGCGCCATCGCCGGCGGCTTCACCGCCGTCGAGGCCGAGTTCATCATCCGCCTGTCCAAGGACGCCCCCGAGGGCAAGACCGAGTGGACCGCCGAGGAAGCCGCCGAGTACGTGGGCGAGCTGATCCTGGGCGTCGAGATCGCCGGCAGCCCGCTGAAGACCATCAACGAACTGGGTCCGCCCATCGTGGTCTCCGACTTCGGCAACAACGACGGCCAGATCCTGGGTCCGGTCATCGAGAACTGGCGCGAGATCGGCTGGGAAGCCATGCCGGCCGAGACCTTCGTCAACGGCGTCAGCGTCGGCAAGGGCGGCGCGACCTCGATTCCCGGCTCGCCTCTGGCGGCCCTGGCCTTCCTGCTGGGCCACGTCGCCTCGCGCGGCCGGCCGCTGAAGAAGGGCATGCTGGTCACCACCGGCGCCAGCACCGGCATCCACGACGTGGCGGCCGGCGACGAGTCGACCATAAGCTTCGGCCCGCTGGGCGAGGTCCGCTGCAGGGCGGTGCCCGCCTGACGGCGGCCAGCCGGACAAGAACCAACCAAAACAAAGACTAGGGTAAGGAAGACGAAGTCCATGGACGTATCCGCGGCCCCCGCGCCGTCTGAGAAGATCGGGCGCTATCGCTGGGTGATCGTCAGCCTGCTGTTCGCGGCGATGGTCATCAACTATGTGGACCGGCAGACCATCGGCCTGCTCAAGCCGAACCTCTCCAAGGAGTTCGGCTGGAGCGAGGGCGACTACGCCGACCTCGTCTTCTACTTCCAGCTCTCCTACGCCATCGCCTACCTGGCGTGGGGCAAGATCATGGACAAGATCGGGGCCCGCTGGGGCTTCGGTATCGCCTTCGCCATCTGGCAGATCGCCCACATCGCCCACGCCGGGGCGCGCGGCCTGTCGGGCTTCATCTTCGCCCGCATGGGCCTGGGCGTCGGCGAGGCCGGCGGCTTCCCCGGCGGCATCAAGGCCGTGGCCGAGTGGTTCCCCAAGAAGGAACGCGCCTTCGCGACCGGCATCTTCAACGCCGGCACCAACATCGGCGCCATCGTCACCCCCTTGGTCGTGCCGGGCATCACCCTGGCCTTCGGCTGGCAGATGGCCTTCATCGTCACCGGCGTCGCCGGCCTGATCTGGCTGCCGATCTGGCTGCTGGTCTACCGCCGCCCGCGCGAGCACAAGAAGCTGGGCGCGGCCGAACTGGCCCACATCGAGCAGGATCCGGCCGACCCGGTCGAGAAGATCGGCTGGGCCAAGCTGCTGACCAAGCGCGAGACCTGGGCCTACTCGCTGGGCAAGTTCCTGATCGACCCGATCTGGTGGATGTTCCTGTTCTGGCTGCCCGACTTCCTGGGCAAGCGCTACGGCCTGGACCTGAAGACCTTCGGCCCGCCGCTGATCGCCATTTACCTGCTCAGCGACGTGGGCAGCGTCGGCGGCGGCTGGCTGTCGTCGAACCTGATGAAGCGCGGCTGGAGCATCAACGCCGCCCGCAAGACGACCATGCTGGTCTGCGCCCTGCTGGCCGTGCCGGTGATGTTCGCCTCGTTCGCCAGCAACGTCTGGCTGGCCGTGCTGATCATCGGCGTCGCCACCGCGGCTCACCAGGGCTTCTCTGCCAACCTCTACACCCTGCCCTCCGACGTCTTCCCGCGCGGCGCCGTCGGCTCGGTGGTCGGCATCGGCGGCATGCTGGGCGCCCTGGGCGGCATGGTGTTCTCCAAGTACATCGGCAAGGTGCTGGAGGACATCGGCACCTACACCCCGATCTTCGTGGTCGCCGGCACGGCCTACCTGGCCGCCCTGCTGGTGGTGCACCTGCTGACCCCCAAGATGGAGCCGGTGAAGATCTGATCTTCCCCCTCCGCCGAAACCTCGAGCCCCCGGACGCAGCCGCGCCGGGGGCTTTTTCGTTGTGCATTTCCACGGCCGGCGCCGTGACCTTGCCGCGATCACGGCCTAGATTGGATACATGACAACGTTGTCTCCCAGCACGTCCGCCCCGCTCAACGTCGCCCTCGTCGGCTACGGCTATGTCGGCAAGACCTTCCACGCCCCGCTGATCGCCACGACGCCGGGCCTCGTCCTGCACACCGTGGTGTCCAGCGACCCGGCCAAGGTCGCCGCCGACCATCCGGACGCCAGGGTCGTCGCCGACCTCGACGAGGCCCTGGCCGATCCGGCGATCGATCTCGTGGTGATCGCCACGCCCAACGACCTGCATGCGCCTCAGGGCCAGGCGGCCCTGGCGGCCGGCAAGCACGTGGTGATCGACAAGCCGTTCACCGTCACGCTGGACGAGGCCCGCGCCCTGGTCGCCTCGGCCGAGACCCACGATCGCCTGCTGTCGGTGTTCCACAACCGCCGCTGGGACGCCGACTTCCTTACGCTCAAGGGCCTGATCGCCGAGGGCGCGCTGGGCGAGGTCGTGCAGTACGAAAGCCATTTCGACCGCTTCCGCCCGGCAGTGCGCGACCGCTGGCGCGAGCGCGCCGGTCCGGGCGCCGGCGCCTGGTTCGACCTTGGCCCGCACCTGCTGGACCAGGCGCTGCAGCTGTTCGGCCAGCCGCTGGCGGTCAACGCCGACATCGGGATCCAGCGCGAGGGCGGCGACGCCCCCGACTACTTCCACGTCGTGCTGCGCTATCCCAAGCTGCGCGCGATACTGCACGGAAGCATGCTGACCTCGGCCGGCGATCTGCGCCTTTCCGTGCAGGGCGTCCGGGGCGGCTTCGTCAAGCACGGCCTAGACGCCCAGGAGGACGCCCTCAAGCGCGGCCTGACGCCCGCCGACGAAGGCTTCGGCCTCGACCCGCGCCCCGGGACCCTGACCCGCGCCGACGGCGAGGCCCCGACCACCCAGGTCGTCCCCGGCCGTCGCGGCGACTACGCGGCCTACTACGCCGGCGTCCGCGACGCGATCCTGACCGGCGCGGCCAATCCGGTGCCGGCGCCGGAGGCGCTGCGGGTGATGGAACTGCTCGACCTGGCGGCCCGCTCGGCCGCCGAGCGCCGCGAACTGCCGGTCGAGGCCGCCCGATGAGCCGGCAGGACGACCTGGACCGCATCGCCGCGCAGGAAGCCGTCCTGGTCTTTCCGCGCTTCGACCTCGACGCCGCCTGGGCCCTGGGCGCGGGGCTGCGCGACGCCGCCCTGGCCCGCAAGGCGCCGCTGGCCATCGACATCTCGCTGCGCGACCGACCGCTGTTCCACGCCGCCCTGCCCGGCTCGACCGGCGAGAACGCCGACTGGATCCGCCGCAAGCGCAACACGGTGCTGCACTTCTCGAAGAGCTCGTACGGCATGGGCCTGTCTCTGGCGGCCAAGGGCGAGACGCTGGAGGCCAAGCATGGCCTGCCGACGCGCGACTATGCCGCGCATGGCGGCGGCTTCCCCTTGCTGGTGAAGGGCCTTGGCTGCATCGGCGCGGTGACCGTATCGGGCCTGCCCCAGCGCCAGGACCACGTGCTGGTGGTCGAGGCCCTGGCCCTGGTGCTGGGCAAGGAGCTGGACGATCTGGCGTTGGCGGAGGGGTAGAAGACCCCCTCCAGCCCTCCGGGCCACCTCCCCCAGAGGGGGAGGATCTTTCGCGGCGCAGATGCTCCCCCTCTGGGGGAGCTGTCGGCGAAGCCGACTGAGGGGGTTCTTTCCGCACGAACCCACTTTTCCCGCATGGCCTAGCCTCCTCCGCCCACCGCCCCTAGAAACGGACTTGCCGTTTTCGTGGGGACACCGACATGCGCCGCCGTAGCTTCTTCGCCGCCCTGCCCGCCGTCGCCCTGGCTGGCGACGCCTTCGCGCAGTCGCAGATCCTCGCCGGCCCCAACCCCAACCGGAAGCGCCCCGACGTGCATGGCGGCGACCGGGTGGACGGGGCGACCTTCGCCTCGCGCTCGGCGGCCTGGGGCATCCACGGCGCGGCGGCCACCGCTCATCCGCTGGCGACGCAGGCGGCGATCGCGGTGCTGAAGAAGGGCGGCTCGGCGGCCGACGCGGCGGTGGCCGCCAACGCCATGCTGGGCCTGTGCGAACCGATCGCCTGCGGCATCGGGGGCGACGCCTACGTGCTGCTGTGGGACCCGAAGACGCGCAAGGTCGTGGGCCTGAACGGCTCGGGCCGCTCGCCCAAGGGCCTGTCGCTGGAGACGGTGCGCGGCCGGGCCAAGGACGGCAAGATCCCCTCCTACGGCGCGGTCAGCGTCAGCGTGCCCGGCGCGGTCGACGCCTGGCGCGCCCTGCACGAGCGCTACGGCAAGCTGAAGTGGTCCGAGCTGTTCGAGCCGGCGATCGCGACCGCTGAGGAAGGCCACCCGATCACCCAGAACGTGGCCTATTACCTGGCCGGCAGCCATCGCCGCTTCACCAATCCGGCCTCCAACATCGAGGAGGTCGAGAACTTCAAGGCGGTCTGGGCCCCGAACGGCAAGACCCCCGTCGAGGGCGAGATCTTCAGGAACCCGGCTCTCGCCCGCACCTACCGCCTGATCGCGCAGGGCGGCGGCCGCGCCTTCTACGAGGGCGAGATCGCTCAAGCCATCGAGGCCTATTTCAAGCGCATCGGCGGCTGGATGACCAAGGCCGACCTGGCGGCCCACCGCTCGGTCTGGACCACGGTTCATACGACCGGCTACCGCGGCGTCGACGTCCATGCGCTGGGCGACAACACCCAGGGCCTGGCCACCCTGCAGATGCTGAACATCCTCGAGCAGTTCGACGTGGCCGGCATGGGCTTCCAGTCGGCGGCGGCGATCCACCACGCCGTCGAGGCCAAGCGCCTGGCCTACGAGGACCGCGCCCGCTTCTACGCCGACCAGGACTTCTACACGTCGCCGATCGAGTGGCTGATCTCCAAGGACTACGCCAGGGAGCGCGCCAGGCTGATCCGTCCCGACCGGATCTGGACGCCGTCCTATCCGGGCACGGCCCCCAGCAAGGGCGACACCACCTATTTCACCACCGCCGACAAGGACGGGATGATGGTGTCGATCATCCAGTCGAACTATCGCGGCATGGGCTCGGGCCTGATGCCTGACGGCCTGGGCTTCATGTTCCAGGACCGGGGCGAACTGTTCGCCCTGACCGACGGCCACCCCAACGTCTACGCGCCCGGCAAGCGGCCCTTCCAGACGATCATCCCCGGCTTCGCCACCCGCCGGGGCCAGCCGTGGCTGAGCTTCGGGGTGATGGGCGGCGACATGCAGCCCCAGGGCCAGACCCAGATCATCAGCAACATGGTCGACTTCGGCCTGGGGGTGCAGGAGGCCGGCGACGCCCCGCGCTGGCACCACGGCGGCTCGCCCGAACCCACCGGCATCGGCGCTGCGGACATCACGGCGCTGGACCTGGAAAGCGGCGTGCCGGCCGCGACCCGCAAGGCGCTGGAGGTCATCGGCTGGACCCTGAAGACCGACGCCGGCGGCTATGGCGGCTACCAGGCCATCGAGCGCTGGCCCGGGCGCTATGCGGCGGCGACCGAGATGCGCAAGGACGGGGTGGCGCTGGGGTATTGAGGGCGCGCTGGCGCTACCATGGAGACGCTCCCCCTGAAGGGGGAGCTGTCGGCGAAGCCGACTGAGGGGGAAGGTATCGCCGCGCTGGCGGGCGAACCGACCTCATCGGGGACTTCCCCCTCCGGCCCTTCGGGCCACCTCCCCCTTCAGGGGGAGGGTCTTTGGACACGGCTTTCCTGCCTCACGCGGAAATCCGCTGAGCTGATGGAGAGGGCGCGGGGCGTCCGGGCCTCGCCCGGATGTGTGAGTTTCAATTACCGTTTCGACGAAGCATAGACGCCCCGCGCGATCGTTATTCCTCAGGCCGGGGCGCGCAGGCCTCTTCCGCCTTGTGCCCCTTCCCCACGCAGAGCTCCCCGTTTCTTGACGGCCAGGAGTGCGTGCTGGGCGCGGACCCTTGGGCGGGCGGGAAGCCATAGGTCGGCAGCTTCCCGATAGATGGGTTTACGTCCCCCATCCTCATTTAAGCCTTCAGGCCCGGCTCACGCCGCTCCCTCAGCCCCGCTCGATCGCATCCGCGTCGCACGCTTCGGGCCGGATCCTTGCGCCCTCTCCCTGCGACGGGATGCAGTGATTATGCGGGCGGTCTGGATCCGTCTGATCCAGCAGCGTGAGAAAGTTGCAAGGTGCTGATCGTGTTCGGGTCTTTTCGCTGAACGCAGAGGATGGACGGCCCTGGATCCCCGTCGGCCTTCTTCTCCCTTCCCCCTCGATGGGGGAAGGGCCGGGGTTGGGGGTGGCTGCGGCGGTCCGGCCTGATGCGGCGGTGGAGGCGGAACGGTCGCGTCCCCCCCCCATCCCACCCCTTCCCCCATCAAGGGGGGAGGGCTTTGGCCGGCATCTCGGAAGCTGAAAACGGCCCCTCCTCCGGCCCTCCGGGCCACCTCCCCCAGAGGGGGAGGATCTTTAGGCAAGCGCTGCAAGAATTGCGGCCTGAATCCGGCAGAAACGGAACCATTCCGGGTCAGGAGGAACCGTGTTCGAAACCTCCCGTTACTTATCCCGACAAGGATAAGCTGAGGAGGATCCAAATGCCTGCCTTGAACCTCGATGGTCCTGAACCCGCGATCGTCAATGCTGGTGACGGATCGGCGCTGTTTCCGCAAGCGCCCGTCTATGCCCGCACCTCGACGCGCAAGAAGAAGTCTTCCAGCAACCTGCCGCTGCTGATCGGCGCGCCGGTGGCCGTGGTCGCCGTCGGCGCCCTGGCCTGGGGGATCATGAGCAACCAGGCTCAGACCCCAGCCTCGTCGGACGAGAGCATGAAGGTCGCCCAAGCCGAGCCGGTGGTGACGCCGGCGCCCGCGCCGACCCCGGCCCCGATGCCCGAACCGGCGGCCGCGACGCCCGCCGCGGCCCCGGCTCCGGCGCCCGCCGCGCGCACGCAGGTCGCCCGCGCCGAGACGCGTCCGGCCGCCCGTCGCGCCGCTCGCCCGACGCAGGCCGAGAGCGCGCCCCAGAGCGCCATGGCCGCCGACGAGGCTTCGACCAACGTCAGCGCTACGGTTCCGGCCCCTACGCCCGCCCCGGCGCCTGCTGCTCCGGCCGCGATCGTCGCCGAGCCGGCCCCGCTGGCGGTGCCCGCGCCTGCTCCGGCCCCGGCGCCCGCTCCGGTCCCGGTCGTGCCGGTGACGCCCAATACGCCTCAGTAACGGGCTGACCAGTAACGGCCTAGAACGACGAAGGGCGGCTCCATCGCTGGAGCCGCCCTTTTTCCTGGTTTCCAGCTTTTGCTAGATCACCACCACTTGTCGGCCTTGGCCGTGAAGCCGGCGGCCTTTTCGATGGCGCCGGCCACCGAGAACACCGTGCCTTCGTCCAGCGGCTTGCCGATGATCTGCAGGCCCAGCGGCAGGCCGTTGGCGTCGAGGCCGGCCGGCAGGCTAAGGCCCGGCAGGCCCGCCAGGTTGGTCGTCACCGTGAAGACGTCGTTCAGGTACATGGCGATCGGGTCGCTCGAGTTCTCGCCCAGGCCGAACGCCGCCGAGGGCGCGGTCGGGGTGAGGATGGCGTCGACCTTGGTCCAGGCGTTGTCGAAGTCCTCGGCGATGCGGCGACGCACCTTCAGGGCCTTCAGGTAGTAGGCGTCGTAATAGCCGGCGCTCAGCACGTAGGTGCCGATCAGGATGCGGCGCTTGACCTCGTCGCCGAAGCCCGCGGCGCGGGTGTTCTCGTAGATCTCGGCGAGGTTGGCGCCGTCCTCGCGCAGGCCGTAGCGCATGCCGTCGTAACGGGCCAGGTTCGACGAGGCCTCGGCCGGGGCGACGATGTAGTAGGCCGGCAGAGCGTACTTGGTGTGCGGCAGGCTGATCTCGACGATCTCGCAGCCGGCTTCCTTCAGCCAGGCGACGCCGTCGTCCCACAGCTTCTGGATCTCGGCCGGCATGCCGTCGACGCGGTATTCTTTCGGCACGCCGATGCGCAGGCCCTTGACCGACTTGCCGACGAACTGGGTGAAGTCCGGCGTGGCGACGTCGAGGCTGGTCGAGTCCTTGGGATCGTGGCCCGACATCGAGTTCAGCAGCAGGGCCGCGTCCTCGACGGTCTTGGCGATCGGGCCGGCCTGGTCCAGCGAGCTGGCGAAGGCGACGACGCCCCAGCGCGAGCAGCGGCCGTAGGTCGGCTTGATGCCGACGGTGCCGGTGAAGGCGGCCGGCTGACGGATCGAGCCGCCGGTGTCGGTGGCCGTGGCGCCCAGGCACAGGTCGGCGGCGACGGCCGCGGCGCTGCCGCCCGAGCTGCCGCCCGGGGTCAGAGCCTTGTTGCTGTCCTTGGCGCGCCAGGGATTGGTGACCGGGCCGAAATAGGAGGTCTCGTTCGACGAGCCCATGGCGAACTGGTCGAGGTTCAGCTTGCCCAGCATGACCGCGCCGTCGCGCCACAGGTTGGCGGTGACGGTCGACTCGTAGGCCGGGACGAAGTTTTCCAGGATCTTCGAGCAGGCCGTGGTGCGCACGCCCTTGGTGCAGAAGAGGTCCTTCACGCCCAGCGGCGCGCCGTCCAGCGGACCGGCCTCGCCCTTGGCGCGGCGGGCGTCCGAGGCGGCGGCCATCTCCAGCGCCTGCTCCGGGGTCTCCAGGATGTAGGCGTTGAGGCCGCGCGCGGCTTCGACGGCGTCGATGTGGGCCTGGGTCAGCTCGACCGAGGTGAAGTCCTTGGCGGCCAGGCCGTCGATGGCGCCCTTCAGGGTGAGCTTGGTGAGGGCGCTCATTATTCGACCACCTTGGGCACGACGAAGAAGTTGGAGACGGACTTGGGCGCGTTGCCGGTCACCACCTCGGGCTCGCCGCCCATGGTGACGACGTCGTCGCGCAGCGGCAGGCCGGCGGCCACGACGCTGGTCAGCGGCTCGGCGCCGTCGGTGTCGACCTCGGCAAGCTGCTCGATCCAGGTCATGATCCCGTTGAGCTCCTGGGCCAGGGCCTCGATGCGCTCTTCGGGTTCGGCGATGCGGGCGAGCCGGGCGACCTTGCGGACGGTCGCGGCGTCGATGGCCATGGGGCCTTCTCCAAGCAGTAGTGTCATTGTCTGCGATCACAGACATTCGAGGGGTGGGTTACCCGCCTAGCCTCGTCTTTGACAAGCCCGGCGGCTCTCGCGCGGGGCTTTTCCTCGCGCGAAGCGCCGCAAAGGCGTAGAAGCCGCGCCATGCCCGTTCTCGACATCGAACAATTCGCCGCCGCCATTCCCGACTACAAGCCCGTCATCGGGCTGGACCCGGGCGAGAAGACCATCGGCGTGGCGGTGTCAGACGTGACCCTGACCGTCGCCAGCCCGCTGACGGTGATCCACAAGACCAAGTTCACCCAGGACGCCGCGGCCCTGTTCGACATCATCGACTACCGCAAGGTCGCCGGGATCGTCGTCGGCCTGCCGGTCAACATGGACGGCACCGAGGGCGTGCGCTGCCAGAGCAACCGGGCGCTGGCCCGCAACCTGCTGCGCCTGCGCCCCGACCTGACCATCACCTTCTGGGACGAACGCCTGTCGACGGCGGCGGTGACCCGCGTGCTGATCGACGAGCACGACGTCAACCGCAAGCGCCGCGGCGAGGTCGTCGACAAGATGGCCGCCGGGTGGATCCTGCAGGGCGCTTTGGAGCGGATGCGGGGCCTGCGCGGCGAGGGCTGATCCCCTCACCCTCCCACCGCTTCGCGGCGGGCCCCTCCCTCTCCCTATGGGAGAGGTTATCTGGAACGAGCCCGCCTTTCTTCAACCTCTCCCCTCGGGAGAGGGAGGGGCCCATGCGCAGCATGGGAGGGTGAGGGCTTACGGCCTCGCCGCACGAAGCACCGACAGGATCTCGTCGCCCACGCCGTCCAATTCGTAGCGTACCGCGTCGTTCCAGAACCGCAGAACGACATAGCCGCAGGCCTCCAAGGCCCGTGTACGCGCTGCATCGTAGGCGCGTCCCTCATCTGAAGCATGCTGACCGCCGTCCAGCTCGACAATCAGCCTGGCTTCGACACAGACGAAGTCGGCGACGTAGCGGTCGATCGGGACCTGGCGACGGAACTTGAAGCCCTCCAGGCGACGGCCGCGA includes:
- a CDS encoding 2-keto-4-pentenoate hydratase gives rise to the protein MTVSEAQSDLFAPASIAPQFVEARQKGVSVPGYPGGALPQSMADGYAVQDIAIDLWPDELVGWKVGLVPPQHRERLGVDRLAGCIFSKNVWDAGAEPTPFRAIAGGFTAVEAEFIIRLSKDAPEGKTEWTAEEAAEYVGELILGVEIAGSPLKTINELGPPIVVSDFGNNDGQILGPVIENWREIGWEAMPAETFVNGVSVGKGGATSIPGSPLAALAFLLGHVASRGRPLKKGMLVTTGASTGIHDVAAGDESTISFGPLGEVRCRAVPA
- a CDS encoding MFS transporter, translated to MDVSAAPAPSEKIGRYRWVIVSLLFAAMVINYVDRQTIGLLKPNLSKEFGWSEGDYADLVFYFQLSYAIAYLAWGKIMDKIGARWGFGIAFAIWQIAHIAHAGARGLSGFIFARMGLGVGEAGGFPGGIKAVAEWFPKKERAFATGIFNAGTNIGAIVTPLVVPGITLAFGWQMAFIVTGVAGLIWLPIWLLVYRRPREHKKLGAAELAHIEQDPADPVEKIGWAKLLTKRETWAYSLGKFLIDPIWWMFLFWLPDFLGKRYGLDLKTFGPPLIAIYLLSDVGSVGGGWLSSNLMKRGWSINAARKTTMLVCALLAVPVMFASFASNVWLAVLIIGVATAAHQGFSANLYTLPSDVFPRGAVGSVVGIGGMLGALGGMVFSKYIGKVLEDIGTYTPIFVVAGTAYLAALLVVHLLTPKMEPVKI
- a CDS encoding oxidoreductase; its protein translation is MTTLSPSTSAPLNVALVGYGYVGKTFHAPLIATTPGLVLHTVVSSDPAKVAADHPDARVVADLDEALADPAIDLVVIATPNDLHAPQGQAALAAGKHVVIDKPFTVTLDEARALVASAETHDRLLSVFHNRRWDADFLTLKGLIAEGALGEVVQYESHFDRFRPAVRDRWRERAGPGAGAWFDLGPHLLDQALQLFGQPLAVNADIGIQREGGDAPDYFHVVLRYPKLRAILHGSMLTSAGDLRLSVQGVRGGFVKHGLDAQEDALKRGLTPADEGFGLDPRPGTLTRADGEAPTTQVVPGRRGDYAAYYAGVRDAILTGAANPVPAPEALRVMELLDLAARSAAERRELPVEAAR
- a CDS encoding heme-degrading domain-containing protein; the protein is MSRQDDLDRIAAQEAVLVFPRFDLDAAWALGAGLRDAALARKAPLAIDISLRDRPLFHAALPGSTGENADWIRRKRNTVLHFSKSSYGMGLSLAAKGETLEAKHGLPTRDYAAHGGGFPLLVKGLGCIGAVTVSGLPQRQDHVLVVEALALVLGKELDDLALAEG
- a CDS encoding gamma-glutamyltransferase family protein, coding for MRRRSFFAALPAVALAGDAFAQSQILAGPNPNRKRPDVHGGDRVDGATFASRSAAWGIHGAAATAHPLATQAAIAVLKKGGSAADAAVAANAMLGLCEPIACGIGGDAYVLLWDPKTRKVVGLNGSGRSPKGLSLETVRGRAKDGKIPSYGAVSVSVPGAVDAWRALHERYGKLKWSELFEPAIATAEEGHPITQNVAYYLAGSHRRFTNPASNIEEVENFKAVWAPNGKTPVEGEIFRNPALARTYRLIAQGGGRAFYEGEIAQAIEAYFKRIGGWMTKADLAAHRSVWTTVHTTGYRGVDVHALGDNTQGLATLQMLNILEQFDVAGMGFQSAAAIHHAVEAKRLAYEDRARFYADQDFYTSPIEWLISKDYARERARLIRPDRIWTPSYPGTAPSKGDTTYFTTADKDGMMVSIIQSNYRGMGSGLMPDGLGFMFQDRGELFALTDGHPNVYAPGKRPFQTIIPGFATRRGQPWLSFGVMGGDMQPQGQTQIISNMVDFGLGVQEAGDAPRWHHGGSPEPTGIGAADITALDLESGVPAATRKALEVIGWTLKTDAGGYGGYQAIERWPGRYAAATEMRKDGVALGY
- the gatA gene encoding Asp-tRNA(Asn)/Glu-tRNA(Gln) amidotransferase subunit GatA, whose protein sequence is MSALTKLTLKGAIDGLAAKDFTSVELTQAHIDAVEAARGLNAYILETPEQALEMAAASDARRAKGEAGPLDGAPLGVKDLFCTKGVRTTACSKILENFVPAYESTVTANLWRDGAVMLGKLNLDQFAMGSSNETSYFGPVTNPWRAKDSNKALTPGGSSGGSAAAVAADLCLGATATDTGGSIRQPAAFTGTVGIKPTYGRCSRWGVVAFASSLDQAGPIAKTVEDAALLLNSMSGHDPKDSTSLDVATPDFTQFVGKSVKGLRIGVPKEYRVDGMPAEIQKLWDDGVAWLKEAGCEIVEISLPHTKYALPAYYIVAPAEASSNLARYDGMRYGLREDGANLAEIYENTRAAGFGDEVKRRILIGTYVLSAGYYDAYYLKALKVRRRIAEDFDNAWTKVDAILTPTAPSAAFGLGENSSDPIAMYLNDVFTVTTNLAGLPGLSLPAGLDANGLPLGLQIIGKPLDEGTVFSVAGAIEKAAGFTAKADKWW
- the gatC gene encoding Asp-tRNA(Asn)/Glu-tRNA(Gln) amidotransferase subunit GatC, which codes for MAIDAATVRKVARLARIAEPEERIEALAQELNGIMTWIEQLAEVDTDGAEPLTSVVAAGLPLRDDVVTMGGEPEVVTGNAPKSVSNFFVVPKVVE
- the ruvX gene encoding Holliday junction resolvase RuvX, with the translated sequence MPVLDIEQFAAAIPDYKPVIGLDPGEKTIGVAVSDVTLTVASPLTVIHKTKFTQDAAALFDIIDYRKVAGIVVGLPVNMDGTEGVRCQSNRALARNLLRLRPDLTITFWDERLSTAAVTRVLIDEHDVNRKRRGEVVDKMAAGWILQGALERMRGLRGEG
- a CDS encoding endonuclease domain-containing protein, with amino-acid sequence MNRTAMARRLRRDQTDAERLLWSVLRGRRLEGFKFRRQVPIDRYVADFVCVEARLIVELDGGQHASDEGRAYDAARTRALEACGYVVLRFWNDAVRYELDGVGDEILSVLRAARP